The Thermococcus sp. genomic interval CGTATTCGCCGCGCGATGATGACACGCGGGTACTAGGGATTCCAGCTTCATGCGGGCGAGTTGCAGCCCGCAATCCGAACTGGGAGCGGGTTTAGGGGATTCCCTTCCCCTTCCGGGGTCGGTTCCCATTGTCCCGCTCATTGTAGCGCGCGTGTAGCCCGGGGGTTTCGGGGCATACTGACCTACCGTCGCCCGCTCCTTCCTCCGGCTTATCGCCGGCGGTCCCCCCAGAGTGCCTCCTCCCCAGCGGGGAGGACTGGCAACTGGGGGCGCGGGTCTCGCTCGTTACCACACTTAAGTGGACGCCTCACGGTACGAGCTGACGGCGGCCATGCACCTCCTCTCGGCGTGTCCGGCAAGACCTTCAGCCTGGCCTTCATCCTGCCGTCGCCCCCGGTGAGGTTCCCGGCGTTGAATCCAATTAAACCGCACGCTCCACCCCTTGTAGTGCTCCCCCGCCAATTCCTTTAAGTTTCAGCCTTGCGGCCGTACTCCCCAGGCGGCGGGCTTAACGGCTTCCCTTCGGCACCGGGCGAGCTCGAAGCTCACCCGACACCTAGCCCGCATCCTTTACAGCCAGGACTACCCGGGTATCTAATCCGGTTTGCTCCCCTGGCCTTCGTCCCTCACCGTCGGACCCGTTCCAGCGGAGCGCCTTCGCCACTGGCGGTCCTCCTGGGATTATAGGATTTCACCCCTACCCCAGGAGTACCCTCCGCCTCTCCCGGTCCCAAGGCCAGCAGTATCCCCAGCAAGCCCCACGGTTGAGCCGTGGGATTTCGCCAGGGACTTACTGGCCCGGCTACGGACGCTTTAGGCCCAATAATAGCGGCCACCACTCGGGCCGCCGGTATTACCGCGGCGGCTGCCACCGGCCTTGCCCAGCCCTTATTCCCGGAGCTCTTTACACTCCGGAAAAGCCGTGGCGATGCCACGGCACTGGGGGTCCCCCCGTCGCGGTTTCCCGCATTGCGGAGGTTTCGCGCCTGCTGCGCCCCGTAGGGCCTGGACCCGTGTCTCAGTGTCCATCTCCGGGCTCCCACTCTCATGGCCCGTACCGATCTTCGGCTTGGTGGGCCATTGCCCCACCAACTACCTAATCGGCCGCCGGCCCATCCTCGGGCGAGCAGAGCCCCTTTCGGCCTGAGAACCTTCCAGTACCTCAGGCCTATGGGGGATTAGCCCCAGTTTCCCGGGGTTATCCCCCTCCCGAGGGTAGGTTACCGACGTGTTACTGAGCCGTCCGCCGGTGTCCCCGAAGGGACCCCGTGACTCGCATGGCTTAGTCGGACCCCCATAGCAGTGGCCTCCGGCAGGATCAACCGGAATTGAGCAAGGAGTACGGCCGGTGGGACTTCCCTCAAAGGGGAAGTACCAAATATCCGTCCGGGGTTTGGTCAAGGTGTCGGGCCTGCCTTACCCCTGAGGGACCCTCCTTCCAGAGTTTCCTCAGGAGCGCACGTTGCTGTAACCCGAGCTGGAGGGCGAGGTTCATCGTGGGTGCTTTGCACCCTGTCCCCCCGACGCCGCCGTCTTGGCGCTCGGGTTTTTGTCGCGCCCTGTTCGGGCGCTCCACCCAATGGGGATGAACCCCACTGATATAAATTTTTTGCAAAACCACTCCATGGGCAGATTTTTGGAAAAGAAACTGTTAAAAGTCTCCGATAAAACACACGATTTTAGACATAAAAATGGTAAAAACTTTTACAGAGTATATCATGAAGGAAACCCCTCGTCCCGATGAAGCACTACCAGCAGTATTGAAAAAGGGAGGAGTACTAAAGACTCAGTATATCCGGTACCACGCTTATCCTCGAAACCGGCGTTGGGATCGTGTTCGTAACCGCAAGCTCATCCACTGCCTTGCTAACCCTCTCTATCGCACCCTCAGCGAAAACGCCGTGGGTTGCAACTACAAAGACCTTCCCAGCCCCCATCTCCTTCAGCAGGGTTGCAGCCTTTACCATCGTGCCACCAGTGCTTATGATGTCGTCCACTATGAGAACGTTCTTTCCAGTGACGTTCACATCAACGGGCCTCATTCTGACCTCAGTCGGAGAGATTCTCTCCTTCTCAAAGTGGCTGAACTCAAGGCCAAGCCTCTCTGCAACCGCTTTCGCTCTCTCCCTAGCACCCTCGTCTGGGGCGAGAACGATACCATCTCCGAGCTTCTCCTTGAAATAGCCCGCTATCGCCCTCGCAGGAGAAACGTTGACAGCCCTGCCAGGGAAGAACTTCAGCGTCTCTGGATTATGAAGGTCAAAGACGTAGAGTTCGTCGTAGTAGAGCCCAATGGTCTTCATGACGGCCCTAACGCTTATCGACTCTCCCTCCTTGGTCACCCTGTCCTGTCGGGAGTAAGCAAGGTATGGAACCACGGCCCGAAGTCTCTTAGCACCCCGCTCCCTGAGGGCATCACCGAGAAGGAGGAGCTCAATAAGGTGCTCGTCCTGTGGTTTAAAAGTTGACTGCACGACAGTTGCTTCATCGGCAGAACCGAGAACGCGGACGTATTTTTCACCGTCCGGGAACTTCATGATCTCAACCTCAAGGATATCCCCGCTAAACCTCTTCATCTCATCCCCAAGGTGTCTAGCACCGCTCCCCACAACGAACATGAGCATCACCCCGTAGACATCGAAATGTCCATTCCCCGGTTTATAAACCCAACGTTATACCAGAAGAACGGCAATTACCCCGGCGAGGAAGACCCCGTCGAAGGTTCCGGCACCACCTATACT includes:
- a CDS encoding ribose-phosphate diphosphokinase, which produces MFVVGSGARHLGDEMKRFSGDILEVEIMKFPDGEKYVRVLGSADEATVVQSTFKPQDEHLIELLLLGDALRERGAKRLRAVVPYLAYSRQDRVTKEGESISVRAVMKTIGLYYDELYVFDLHNPETLKFFPGRAVNVSPARAIAGYFKEKLGDGIVLAPDEGARERAKAVAERLGLEFSHFEKERISPTEVRMRPVDVNVTGKNVLIVDDIISTGGTMVKAATLLKEMGAGKVFVVATHGVFAEGAIERVSKAVDELAVTNTIPTPVSRISVVPDILSL